Proteins encoded within one genomic window of Polaribacter sp. NJDZ03:
- a CDS encoding gliding motility-associated protein GldE, which yields MDPDPEILFSLFASIDFVTTFNSVFLIVLLISSALVSGAEVAFFSLSQTDLNELSNNGKDQNIVVSLLERPRKLLATILITNNFINILIVLLFASLAETLFGSFDFKLELFSFLIPTRFLLEIVLVTFLILLFGEVLPKVYASRNALSFSKTMSKFIHAINILLTPFSLPLITLTKWIEKKLGSKNSNFSVETLSQALELTSEGATTKDEQKILEGIVNFGNTETVQIMVPRIDIFALSDTESYEVVLDKILKNGYSRNPVYKDNIDNIVGVLYAKDLLAHLNKTTFKWQALLRETFFVPENKKLDDLLVDFREKKNHLAVVVDEYGGTSGLVTLEDVIEEIVGDINDEFDDEDLHYSKIDANNYIFEGKTSIKDFCKILDDEDEDIFEEEKGESETLAGFILEVSGKFPKKGEKINFKNYTFTIEALDKKRIKQVKATRNA from the coding sequence TTGGACCCAGATCCCGAAATATTATTCTCATTATTTGCCTCAATAGATTTTGTAACTACGTTTAATTCAGTTTTTCTAATTGTTTTACTTATAAGTTCTGCATTAGTTTCTGGAGCAGAAGTTGCCTTCTTTTCACTTTCACAAACCGATTTAAACGAACTTTCTAACAACGGAAAAGACCAAAACATAGTAGTTAGTTTATTAGAAAGACCTAGAAAATTACTAGCCACAATTTTAATAACCAACAATTTTATAAATATCTTAATTGTATTATTATTTGCTTCATTGGCAGAAACCTTATTTGGTAGCTTCGATTTTAAACTAGAGCTATTTTCGTTTTTAATTCCTACCCGATTTTTATTAGAAATTGTTCTTGTAACCTTTCTAATACTTTTATTTGGAGAGGTTTTACCAAAAGTCTACGCTTCTAGAAATGCGCTTAGCTTTTCTAAAACAATGTCTAAGTTTATACATGCCATAAACATACTATTAACACCTTTTAGTTTACCATTAATTACATTAACAAAGTGGATTGAAAAAAAATTAGGTAGTAAAAATTCTAATTTTTCGGTAGAAACACTATCCCAGGCACTAGAGTTAACTTCTGAAGGTGCAACCACAAAAGATGAGCAAAAAATTCTTGAAGGAATTGTAAACTTCGGAAATACAGAAACCGTGCAAATTATGGTACCTCGTATAGATATATTTGCGCTTTCTGATACTGAATCCTACGAAGTAGTTTTAGACAAAATTCTAAAAAATGGCTACTCTAGAAACCCAGTCTATAAAGACAACATAGATAATATTGTTGGAGTTTTATACGCTAAAGACTTATTAGCTCATTTAAATAAAACAACCTTTAAGTGGCAAGCACTACTAAGAGAAACTTTTTTTGTGCCAGAAAACAAAAAATTAGATGATTTATTAGTCGATTTTAGAGAGAAAAAAAATCACTTAGCAGTTGTTGTAGATGAGTATGGAGGAACAAGCGGTTTAGTTACTCTAGAAGATGTAATAGAAGAAATTGTAGGCGATATAAATGATGAATTTGATGATGAAGATTTACATTATTCTAAAATAGACGCTAACAATTATATTTTTGAAGGTAAAACAAGTATTAAAGATTTCTGCAAGATTTTAGATGACGAGGATGAAGATATATTTGAAGAAGAAAAAGGAGAAAGTGAAACCTTGGCTGGTTTTATTTTAGAAGTTTCTGGTAAATTCCCTAAAAAAGGAGAGAAAATAAACTTTAAAAATTATACGTTTACTATAGAAGCGTTAGATAAAAAACGCATTAAACAAGTTAAAGCCACACGAAATGCGTAA
- the gldD gene encoding gliding motility lipoprotein GldD — MRNIFLLILTILFLSCKDDVLPKPKGYLSLTYPTKAYKKLDLERPYSFDILENTKVYDDPNNWLTIKYPNLKASIDITYRPVENNIKELLTEAEKLVFKHTIKAEQIIPKDFVNPKKRVFGSMYYITGNAASQIQFHITDSTKNFIKGSLYFYAKPNYDSILPAVDYVKKDILRLVETLEWKQ; from the coding sequence ATGCGTAATATTTTTCTATTAATTCTTACAATTCTATTTCTATCTTGTAAAGATGATGTTCTACCAAAACCAAAAGGATATTTAAGTTTAACATACCCTACAAAAGCCTACAAAAAATTAGATTTAGAAAGACCTTATTCTTTTGATATTTTAGAAAATACAAAAGTTTATGACGACCCTAACAATTGGCTAACCATAAAATACCCTAATTTAAAAGCTTCGATAGACATTACATATAGACCTGTAGAAAATAACATTAAAGAACTGCTAACAGAAGCAGAAAAACTGGTTTTTAAACATACAATAAAAGCAGAACAAATTATTCCAAAAGATTTTGTGAATCCTAAAAAAAGAGTGTTTGGTAGCATGTATTATATAACTGGTAATGCGGCCTCTCAAATTCAATTTCACATAACAGATAGTACCAAAAATTTTATAAAAGGATCCTTGTATTTTTACGCCAAACCAAACTACGATTCCATTTTACCTGCTGTAGATTATGTAAAAAAAGACATTTTACGTTTAGTAGAAACACTAGAATGGAAACAATAA
- a CDS encoding SusC/RagA family TonB-linked outer membrane protein, whose amino-acid sequence MKLKTNFILTLFLAFVVQMTFAQDKKISGTVSDKTGVLPGVSVVNKTLKKGVETDFDGKFTIIANNGDVLVFRYLGMKTIEKVVNGDTVNVILEEDEQSLNEIVITTGYDKINKKSFTGAASTIRMEDVKIDGVIDVARMLEGRTPGVSIQNISGTFGAAPKITIRGSSSIFGNNAPLYVIDGVVQEDIVEANLDQLSSGNAETLISSSIAGVNANDIRKIDILKDASATSLYGARARNGVVVITTKSGRKSSPLKVTYSLEQTVRDLPSYSQYDILDSKENLSILKELEAKGFLELPSVAQARYGGVYAIMANRTNTYNPETGRFLLENTPEARNSFLQQYELGNTDWFKKLFRQSLTQNHSLSFSGGGEKSAMYASVSFFNDPGWSVAENVNRLTFNLKNTFYFSDKFNLTLSSNASIREQRAPGTFERQTDNVSGDVSRDFDINPFSYALNTSRTLRPRDANGNLEYYRNNWADFNILEEIENNYIDLNLRDIRFQIDASYKLSEHITYDFNSAARYVNSVREHNVKENSNVIKAYNANETTIVRDANIFLFTDPENPNATPVPVLGEGGIYNKNDNFLTTYYLRNSFNYNNIFKDKHELNVLLGQELRYVDRSSTDFTGYGLQYENGYVPFTDPRVLEKIITEGDNYFALNNERERTVAFFGKATYGYDDRYIFSLTGRYDGSNRQGQTSSSRWLPTGSVSAKWNATNEDFLQDSNTVSNLAVRGSYGLVATPGSATNAAAIFQSLISNRLIPGDRETYLNISDLQNSELTWEKQYELNLGLDLGLFNNKVFLTADVYFRDIFDNVDFVRTSGIGGQFIKQGNNADVTTDGFELGLTTTNIDTGNFKWTSSLNVSYYDQKITKLENTPIALGLVDQTGGNIEGYPINSLFSFKFDGLDSRGFPTFGLPEGSDVTTGVDFQNSVDVTDYLVFEGSVDPNISGGFSNNFKYKNWSLDVLITGSGGNKVRLNPLYSSQYSDLDVFSKDFVNRWTVPGDENFTNIPVIASAQQQATINNLNVAYNAYNYSTARVADGDFLRMKNIALGYSFNKQLTDKLGLSSFSVRFQGTNLFLIYSDSALNGQDPEFYNTGGVALPIRRQFTMSLNLSI is encoded by the coding sequence ATGAAATTAAAAACAAACTTTATTCTAACGCTGTTTTTAGCGTTTGTGGTGCAAATGACTTTTGCGCAAGATAAAAAAATCTCTGGAACTGTTTCAGATAAAACAGGTGTTCTACCGGGGGTTTCCGTTGTTAATAAAACATTAAAAAAAGGTGTAGAAACTGACTTTGATGGTAAATTTACTATTATCGCAAATAATGGAGATGTACTTGTTTTTAGGTACTTAGGAATGAAAACCATAGAGAAGGTTGTTAATGGAGATACTGTTAATGTAATTCTTGAAGAAGATGAACAGTCTTTAAATGAAATTGTAATTACAACTGGTTATGATAAAATCAATAAAAAATCTTTTACAGGTGCTGCAAGTACTATAAGAATGGAAGATGTAAAAATTGATGGTGTTATAGATGTTGCTAGAATGTTAGAAGGAAGAACACCTGGTGTAAGTATACAGAATATTTCTGGTACTTTTGGTGCTGCTCCAAAGATTACTATTAGAGGGTCTTCTTCAATATTTGGTAATAATGCTCCATTATATGTTATAGATGGTGTAGTGCAAGAAGATATTGTGGAGGCTAATTTAGATCAGTTATCTTCTGGAAATGCTGAAACTTTAATAAGTTCTTCTATTGCAGGTGTAAATGCAAATGATATAAGAAAAATTGATATTTTAAAAGATGCATCTGCTACATCTCTTTATGGAGCGCGTGCAAGAAATGGTGTTGTTGTTATAACGACAAAGAGTGGTAGAAAATCATCTCCCTTAAAAGTAACTTACTCTTTAGAGCAAACAGTAAGAGATTTACCATCTTATTCTCAATATGATATTTTAGATTCTAAAGAGAATTTAAGTATTCTAAAAGAATTAGAAGCTAAAGGATTCTTAGAGTTACCGAGTGTAGCGCAAGCAAGATATGGAGGGGTTTATGCTATTATGGCAAATAGAACAAATACGTATAATCCTGAAACTGGAAGGTTTTTACTTGAAAACACACCAGAAGCTAGAAATAGTTTTTTACAACAATATGAGTTAGGGAATACAGATTGGTTTAAAAAACTGTTTAGACAGTCTTTAACTCAAAATCATTCTTTAAGTTTTTCTGGTGGTGGAGAAAAGAGTGCAATGTATGCTTCTGTAAGTTTTTTTAATGATCCAGGGTGGTCTGTTGCAGAAAACGTAAATAGATTAACATTTAATTTAAAAAACACTTTTTACTTTTCAGATAAATTTAATTTAACACTGTCTTCTAATGCTTCTATAAGAGAGCAAAGAGCGCCAGGAACATTTGAGCGTCAGACAGATAATGTTTCTGGAGATGTTTCTAGAGATTTTGATATCAATCCATTTAGTTATGCTTTAAATACTTCTAGAACTTTAAGACCAAGAGATGCTAACGGTAATTTGGAATATTACCGTAATAACTGGGCAGATTTTAATATTTTAGAAGAAATAGAAAATAATTATATAGATTTAAATTTAAGAGATATCCGTTTTCAAATAGATGCTTCATATAAATTATCAGAACATATAACTTATGATTTTAATTCTGCTGCTAGATATGTAAATAGTGTTAGAGAACACAATGTAAAAGAAAACTCTAATGTTATAAAAGCATATAATGCGAATGAAACAACTATAGTAAGAGATGCTAATATCTTTTTATTTACAGATCCAGAAAATCCAAATGCTACTCCTGTGCCAGTTTTGGGAGAAGGAGGTATTTATAATAAAAACGACAATTTTTTAACTACTTATTATTTAAGAAATAGTTTTAATTACAATAATATATTTAAGGACAAACATGAGTTAAATGTTTTGTTAGGGCAGGAGTTGAGATATGTAGATAGAAGTAGCACAGATTTTACAGGTTATGGTTTACAATACGAAAATGGATATGTGCCTTTCACGGATCCTAGGGTATTAGAGAAAATAATTACTGAAGGTGATAATTATTTTGCACTTAACAATGAAAGAGAAAGAACAGTTGCTTTTTTTGGTAAAGCTACTTATGGTTATGATGATAGATATATATTTTCTTTAACAGGAAGATATGATGGTTCTAATAGACAAGGGCAAACATCAAGTTCTAGATGGTTACCTACAGGTTCTGTAAGTGCTAAATGGAATGCTACCAATGAAGATTTTCTTCAAGATTCTAATACTGTTAGTAATTTAGCGGTTAGAGGTTCTTATGGTTTAGTAGCAACGCCAGGTTCTGCTACCAATGCTGCAGCAATATTTCAAAGTTTAATTAGCAATAGATTAATTCCTGGAGACAGAGAAACATATCTAAATATAAGTGATTTACAAAACTCTGAATTGACTTGGGAAAAACAATATGAATTAAATCTTGGACTAGATTTAGGATTATTTAATAATAAAGTGTTTTTAACAGCAGATGTTTATTTTAGAGATATTTTTGATAACGTAGATTTTGTTAGAACTTCTGGTATTGGAGGACAATTTATAAAACAAGGTAATAACGCAGATGTTACTACAGATGGTTTTGAACTTGGTTTGACGACAACCAATATAGATACAGGAAATTTTAAATGGACTTCATCTTTAAATGTTTCTTATTATGATCAAAAAATAACAAAACTAGAAAATACGCCTATTGCATTAGGTTTAGTAGATCAAACAGGTGGTAATATAGAAGGATACCCAATTAATTCATTGTTTTCTTTTAAGTTTGATGGTTTAGATAGTAGAGGTTTTCCAACATTTGGACTTCCAGAAGGATCTGATGTTACAACAGGGGTTGATTTTCAAAATTCTGTAGATGTTACAGATTATTTAGTTTTTGAGGGGTCTGTAGATCCTAATATTTCTGGAGGTTTTTCAAATAATTTCAAGTATAAAAATTGGAGTTTAGATGTTTTAATAACTGGGTCTGGTGGTAATAAAGTGCGTTTAAACCCTTTATACTCTAGTCAATATTCAGATTTAGATGTTTTTTCTAAAGATTTTGTAAATAGATGGACGGTTCCTGGAGATGAGAATTTTACAAATATTCCTGTTATTGCTAGTGCACAACAACAAGCAACTATTAATAATTTAAATGTAGCTTACAATGCTTATAATTATTCAACTGCTCGTGTTGCAGACGGAGATTTCTTAAGAATGAAAAACATTGCTTTAGGGTATTCGTTTAATAAGCAATTAACCGATAAACTAGGTCTTTCTTCTTTTAGCGTAAGATTTCAAGGTACTAACTTGTTCCTAATTTATTCAGATTCTGCATTAAATGGACAAGATCCAGAGTTTTATAATACAGGGGGTGTTGCTCTTCCTATAAGAAGACAATTCACAATGTCGTTAAATCTTAGTATATAA
- a CDS encoding TonB-dependent receptor: MPSFFKTLILLLISYTAFGQEGDFYGKVKVDDNEPGIDIFVVIKGNNFYKETVTDFNGEFYIKSIPYGTHKIQFHSLNSKSKTITVQLNAKKKEVTVLLESIKNQLEEVRITTKTEETKKETQGFAVNVIKTEEASLRNVQTNDLLNTTVGVKIRQNGGLGSEVSYSLNGLSGNAVRIFIDGIPSSMYGSSYNLNSIPPSMIKNIEVYKGVVPGHLTDDALGGAINIVLHNDVKTNLNASLSYGSFNTLQTNVNGLYRFEKSGFTVKSAIFHNYSDNNYKVSGRSVVDTGLGGVQTPITAKRFNDAYKSTGGLFQVGFTDVEWADQFLVGFNASSDYKEVQHGAFMTITPYKDRFLESDALLANITYQKTNLFTKGLDVKINGLYGKRNRAISDTVAWAYSWTGEKAIDFRGNEYKYTWGSQQEGGPTLAKIKRKVASIRSGISYDFNDQHKVLVNHVYSGVDREDSDVLVSVLENTFKGTRNIDKNIYSLTYEFKAFDNRLRTSIFGKHYQQKTTSIDPEIQTDTNGNKSIVDEIISSNNKKDGYGFAASYAISPKVTLLTSAEKAVRLPDETEVFGNDGDNVVANPTIKPEQSNNYNLGFRFGTFNIKDHDFSISTNVFTRNIKDRIGLPIETSFNVDDELIVYVNQGTATSKGIDAQLNYTYDRNFGVNFNVSRFDLQIINSNVEIDVPNTPFFTMNGSLRYSFKDLIQKKSRLNLFYSMYFTDEFSYLVPQGSNTVGNDFFEVPKQFSQDFGVSYSFPNKKLVASFDIKNIFDKPVFDNLSVQKPGRAFYIKLNYTINKFN; this comes from the coding sequence ATGCCATCTTTTTTTAAAACACTTATACTGCTACTTATATCATACACTGCTTTTGGTCAAGAAGGTGATTTTTACGGAAAAGTAAAAGTAGATGACAATGAACCAGGTATCGATATTTTTGTAGTTATAAAAGGAAATAACTTTTATAAAGAAACAGTTACTGACTTTAATGGAGAATTCTACATAAAATCAATTCCTTACGGAACTCATAAAATTCAATTCCATTCTTTAAATTCAAAATCTAAAACAATTACTGTTCAACTTAATGCTAAAAAGAAAGAAGTAACTGTTTTATTAGAAAGTATAAAAAATCAGTTAGAAGAAGTCCGTATAACAACCAAAACTGAAGAAACAAAAAAAGAGACCCAAGGTTTTGCTGTAAATGTTATAAAAACCGAAGAAGCAAGTCTTAGAAATGTTCAAACAAACGATTTATTAAACACTACAGTTGGTGTAAAAATTCGTCAAAATGGTGGCTTGGGATCAGAAGTTAGTTATAGTTTAAATGGATTATCAGGTAATGCTGTAAGAATTTTTATTGATGGAATCCCTAGTTCTATGTATGGTTCTTCCTACAACCTAAATAGTATTCCTCCTTCCATGATAAAGAATATTGAAGTGTATAAAGGAGTCGTTCCTGGGCATTTAACAGATGATGCTTTAGGAGGTGCCATTAATATTGTACTACATAATGACGTTAAAACAAATTTAAACGCATCTCTTTCTTATGGTTCATTTAACACCCTACAAACTAACGTAAATGGCTTATATCGTTTTGAAAAATCTGGATTTACAGTAAAATCTGCTATTTTTCATAATTACTCAGATAACAACTACAAAGTATCTGGAAGAAGTGTTGTAGATACAGGTTTAGGAGGCGTGCAAACCCCAATTACTGCCAAAAGATTTAATGATGCTTATAAATCTACTGGAGGACTTTTTCAAGTTGGTTTTACAGATGTAGAATGGGCAGACCAGTTTTTGGTTGGCTTTAATGCTTCTAGTGATTACAAAGAGGTACAACATGGTGCTTTTATGACTATAACACCCTATAAAGATCGTTTTTTAGAATCAGATGCTTTGTTAGCAAACATAACTTATCAAAAGACAAATCTTTTTACCAAAGGGTTAGATGTAAAAATAAACGGATTGTATGGAAAAAGAAACCGTGCTATTAGCGATACAGTTGCTTGGGCTTATAGTTGGACCGGAGAAAAGGCAATAGACTTTAGAGGTAACGAATACAAATATACTTGGGGATCTCAGCAAGAAGGAGGACCAACATTAGCTAAAATTAAAAGAAAAGTAGCTTCTATTAGATCTGGTATCTCTTATGATTTTAATGATCAACATAAAGTTTTAGTAAACCACGTTTACAGCGGAGTTGACAGAGAAGACAGTGATGTTTTAGTTTCGGTATTAGAAAACACCTTTAAAGGCACAAGAAATATTGACAAAAACATCTATTCTTTAACCTATGAATTTAAAGCTTTTGATAATAGATTAAGAACAAGCATATTTGGAAAACATTATCAACAAAAAACCACCAGTATAGATCCTGAAATACAAACAGATACAAACGGAAACAAAAGTATCGTTGATGAAATTATAAGTAGTAATAACAAAAAAGACGGATACGGTTTTGCAGCTTCTTATGCTATTTCTCCAAAAGTTACATTGTTAACTTCTGCGGAAAAAGCTGTTCGTTTACCAGATGAAACTGAAGTTTTTGGTAATGATGGTGATAACGTAGTAGCAAACCCAACTATTAAACCAGAACAAAGTAACAACTATAACTTAGGTTTTAGATTTGGAACCTTTAACATAAAAGACCATGATTTCTCTATCTCTACCAATGTATTTACAAGAAACATTAAAGACAGAATTGGTTTACCTATAGAAACATCTTTTAATGTTGATGACGAATTAATTGTATACGTAAACCAAGGAACCGCAACTTCTAAAGGGATAGATGCACAATTAAATTACACGTATGATAGAAATTTTGGAGTAAATTTTAACGTGTCTCGTTTCGATTTACAAATTATAAATAGCAATGTAGAAATAGATGTACCAAACACACCTTTTTTTACCATGAATGGTAGTTTACGCTACTCTTTTAAAGATTTGATACAGAAAAAATCTAGACTAAACCTATTTTACTCGATGTACTTTACAGATGAGTTTTCATACTTAGTACCACAGGGTTCTAATACAGTTGGTAATGATTTTTTTGAAGTACCGAAACAATTTTCTCAAGATTTTGGTGTGAGTTATTCTTTTCCAAACAAAAAACTTGTTGCTAGTTTCGATATTAAAAACATATTTGACAAACCTGTATTCGATAATTTATCTGTACAAAAACCAGGTAGAGCTTTTTACATAAAATTAAATTACACAATCAATAAATTTAACTAA
- the mutY gene encoding A/G-specific adenine glycosylase — protein MKFHKTLIHWYLQNNRDLPWRKTKNPYFIWLSEIMLQQTRVAQGLSYYQKFTTDFSTVFNLAKADESTVLKMWQGLGYYSRARNLHFSAKQIANELNGEFPTTYKEIIKLKGIGDYTASAIASICFNEPTAVVDGNVYRVLSRYYGINTPINSTAGIKEFKALAQSLIDETQPGTYNQAIMDFGALHCKPQNPLCDTCPFSDSCVALEKKLTKELPVKEKKIKVRKRYFNFLVIKTDDDKTILSERKGKGIWQGLYQFPLIESEKIINKEELISAEEFINLFPLETTISLFNSKEIVHKLSHQHLYTQFWIVETANTAETTIKWNEIEKYPVPILIANFLEAFQNEK, from the coding sequence TTGAAATTCCATAAAACATTAATACACTGGTACTTACAAAATAACCGAGATTTACCATGGCGAAAAACCAAAAATCCATATTTTATTTGGTTATCAGAAATCATGTTACAACAAACAAGAGTTGCCCAAGGTTTGTCTTATTATCAAAAATTTACTACAGATTTTTCAACTGTTTTTAACCTCGCTAAAGCAGATGAAAGTACCGTTTTAAAAATGTGGCAAGGTCTAGGATATTATTCTAGAGCAAGGAACCTACATTTTTCTGCAAAACAAATTGCAAACGAACTTAATGGCGAATTCCCAACTACCTATAAAGAGATTATAAAACTAAAAGGAATTGGAGATTATACCGCATCTGCTATTGCTTCTATTTGTTTTAACGAGCCAACCGCAGTTGTAGACGGTAATGTTTACAGAGTGCTTTCTCGTTATTATGGAATAAATACACCTATAAATTCAACTGCAGGAATTAAAGAGTTTAAAGCTTTGGCACAATCATTAATTGATGAAACACAACCCGGAACGTATAACCAAGCTATTATGGATTTTGGAGCATTGCACTGCAAGCCTCAAAATCCATTATGTGATACCTGCCCTTTTTCTGATAGCTGTGTAGCTTTAGAAAAAAAGTTAACCAAAGAATTGCCCGTAAAAGAGAAGAAAATAAAGGTCAGAAAACGATATTTTAATTTTCTTGTGATAAAAACCGATGATGATAAAACTATTTTATCAGAAAGAAAAGGTAAAGGAATCTGGCAAGGTTTATACCAATTTCCGTTAATAGAAAGTGAAAAAATTATTAATAAGGAAGAATTAATTTCAGCAGAAGAATTTATCAATTTATTTCCTTTAGAAACCACCATTTCACTTTTTAACTCAAAAGAAATTGTTCATAAATTATCTCATCAACATTTATATACTCAATTCTGGATTGTAGAAACTGCAAATACTGCCGAAACAACTATAAAATGGAATGAAATTGAAAAATACCCTGTTCCTATTTTAATTGCAAATTTTTTAGAAGCTTTTCAAAATGAAAAGTAA
- a CDS encoding RagB/SusD family nutrient uptake outer membrane protein produces the protein MLKNKFNILLYIFIFSFLGCEGYLTELPDNRTNIDSADKIAALTTGAYTEANYMLIAELMSDNASEKFVNGGDQLDLEMYQWQDSNLETDRDAPVFFWNNTYEAIAQANQALASIEELSGSINLDAQKGEALLARAYAHFMLVTFWGKTYNPATASSDLGVPYVISPETALIQEYTRNTVQEVYDLIEKDLTEGLRLVKNEYKEPKFHFTKDAANAFATRFYLYKGDWDNVILYASKVISNPQTEIRDDVAYGSLSYSETARTYGSALDRTNLLLSSTSSLWARKFASSRFGLSSNLASQFFFGGSGNPFGKAWAYRVFGNDEVYNLPKFDEYFKITNQSAGTGLPYLGIVLFDKDEVLLNRAEAYAMKENYAASLSDLTSFLSLKTANFNAATDILEESDLTSRYPVIENEFTPFYTLNDTQTSFIKGIADFKRREYYHEGLRWFDVKRFQLEVTHSFNNSPIVLTKEDKRKELQIPLTAQNFGVTPNPR, from the coding sequence ATGTTAAAAAATAAATTTAATATTTTACTTTATATCTTCATTTTCTCTTTTTTAGGGTGTGAAGGTTATTTAACCGAGCTACCGGATAATAGGACTAATATTGATTCTGCAGATAAAATAGCAGCATTAACTACAGGGGCTTATACGGAAGCAAACTATATGTTAATAGCAGAGTTAATGTCTGATAATGCAAGTGAAAAATTTGTAAATGGAGGAGATCAATTAGATCTTGAAATGTATCAATGGCAAGATTCTAATTTAGAAACAGACAGAGATGCACCAGTATTCTTTTGGAATAATACATATGAAGCAATTGCTCAAGCAAACCAAGCCTTAGCGTCTATAGAAGAACTTTCTGGTTCTATAAATTTAGATGCACAAAAAGGAGAAGCACTTTTAGCAAGAGCGTATGCACATTTTATGTTAGTAACATTTTGGGGAAAAACCTATAATCCTGCTACAGCAAGTTCAGATTTAGGAGTGCCTTACGTGATAAGTCCAGAAACAGCATTAATACAAGAATATACAAGAAATACAGTACAAGAAGTATACGACCTAATTGAAAAAGATTTAACAGAAGGTTTAAGGCTTGTAAAAAATGAATATAAAGAACCTAAATTTCATTTTACCAAAGATGCTGCCAATGCATTTGCAACAAGGTTTTATTTATATAAGGGAGATTGGGATAATGTAATATTATATGCTTCTAAAGTTATTTCTAATCCACAAACAGAGATTAGAGATGACGTTGCGTATGGTAGTTTATCTTATTCAGAAACAGCTAGAACATATGGTAGTGCTTTAGATAGAACAAATTTATTATTAAGTTCAACTTCATCTTTATGGGCACGTAAGTTTGCGAGTTCTAGGTTTGGTTTAAGTTCTAATCTTGCAAGTCAATTCTTTTTTGGAGGTAGTGGAAATCCTTTTGGTAAAGCTTGGGCTTATAGAGTATTTGGAAATGATGAGGTATATAACTTACCAAAATTTGATGAATATTTTAAAATAACAAATCAAAGTGCGGGTACAGGTCTACCTTATTTAGGTATTGTTTTATTTGATAAAGATGAAGTTTTATTAAACAGAGCAGAAGCTTATGCTATGAAAGAAAATTATGCAGCATCTTTAAGCGATTTAACATCTTTTTTATCATTAAAAACTGCAAACTTTAATGCCGCAACAGATATACTAGAAGAGTCTGATCTGACTTCTAGATACCCTGTAATAGAAAATGAGTTTACGCCGTTCTATACTTTAAATGATACGCAAACATCATTTATAAAAGGTATTGCAGATTTTAAAAGAAGAGAATATTATCATGAAGGTTTGAGATGGTTTGATGTAAAAAGATTTCAATTAGAAGTTACACATTCATTTAATAACTCTCCTATAGTATTAACAAAAGAAGATAAGCGAAAAGAATTACAAATACCATTAACAGCACAAAATTTTGGTGTAACACCTAATCCTAGATAA
- a CDS encoding single-stranded DNA-binding protein: MAAGTINKVILIGNLGDDVKMHYFDDQNCVGRFPIATSESYTNKQNGEKVTSTDWHNLVVRNGLAKVCEKYLSKGDKVYVEGKLRNRQWEQDGVKRYSTEIHVNEMTMLSTKKNTDSSTPMAPQESKASAPAPKSVATPEEDDDLPF, translated from the coding sequence ATGGCTGCAGGAACAATAAATAAAGTGATTTTAATTGGTAATCTAGGTGATGATGTTAAAATGCATTATTTTGATGATCAAAATTGTGTTGGTAGATTTCCAATAGCAACCAGTGAAAGTTACACAAACAAACAAAACGGAGAAAAAGTTACCTCTACCGATTGGCACAACCTTGTTGTAAGAAATGGTTTGGCAAAAGTGTGTGAAAAATACTTATCTAAAGGAGATAAAGTATATGTTGAGGGTAAATTAAGAAACCGACAATGGGAACAAGATGGCGTTAAACGTTATTCTACAGAAATTCATGTAAATGAAATGACCATGCTTTCTACCAAGAAAAATACAGATAGCTCAACCCCTATGGCACCACAAGAATCTAAAGCTTCTGCCCCAGCACCAAAAAGTGTTGCTACACCAGAAGAAGACGATGATTTACCATTTTAA